The Triticum aestivum cultivar Chinese Spring chromosome 7B, IWGSC CS RefSeq v2.1, whole genome shotgun sequence genome window below encodes:
- the LOC123160187 gene encoding uncharacterized protein, with protein MGLDVAEISELAALRPIQTAVSRARATAVPGEDDDAADTGCVTPKASGARSAAAGGADDDDAAAAADTGCVTPRASGCIAMLPIAPLLQDDGVDAGFATPLATGGVIGPRDGCAAAGDENSFTTPTTADSALLPSTVCPPAPWKSAPAPTRKRAPLQQRLFYPVPRDLSTVFVAVPQCPPPAKKKRAHVVESSALLGT; from the coding sequence ATGGGCCTTGACGTCGCGGAAATCTCTGAATTGGCGGCGCTCCGGCCGATCCAGACGGCCGTGAGCCGCGCCCGGGCCACGGCGGTGCCGGGGGAGGATGATGACGCTGCCGACACCGGCTGTGTCACACCGAAGGCGAGCGGCGCGCGGTCAGCCGCTGCAGGAGGAGCggacgacgacgacgccgccgcggccgccgacaCCGGCTGCGTCACGCCGAGGGCGAGCGGCTGCATCGCCATGCTGCCCATCGCGCCACTCCTGCAAGATGACGGCGTCGACGCTGGCTTCGCCACGCCGCTGGCCACGGGTGGAGTAATTGGGCCGCGAGACGGCTGCGCCGCTGCCGGCGACGAGAACAGCTTCACCACgccgaccacggccgacagcgcgCTGTTGCCGTCCACGGTGTGCCCGCCGGCGCCGTGGAAGTCGGCGCCGGCCCCGACGAGGAAGCGGGCGCCGCTGCAGCAGCGGCTCTTCTACCCGGTGCCGAGAGACCTGAGCACCGTCTTCGTCGCCGTGCCGCAGTGCCCGCCGCCCGCCAAGAAGAAGCGGGCGCACGTGGTGGAGTCATCTGCGCTTCTAGGCACGTGA
- the LOC123161013 gene encoding uncharacterized protein: protein MRPPFCLLPAYNSVPRYACFSFTYLAKLPSIITSTTPASSLLVLHATTTKDHTQASRVTSHHWLGQFHLSHKLFLGYLERGSRAAAAGSARAAAASMGLDVAEISELAALRPIQTAVSGSRLTSSPGADDGAAETGGVTPKASGARSAAAGGADDDDDAAADTGCVTPRASGCMAMLPIAPLQQDDRADVGFATPLATGGVIGPRDGCAAAGDENSFTTPTTADSALLPATVCPPAPRKSAPVPTRKRAPLQQRLFYPVPHDLATVFVAVPQCPPPAKKMRSHAVESSAPLGT, encoded by the coding sequence ATGCGCCCGCCCTTTTGCTTGTTGCCTGCATATAATTCTGTTCCTCGCTACGCTTGCTTCTCCTTTACTTATTTAGCCAAGCTACCCTCCATCATCACCTCCACGACGCctgcctcctccctcctcgtcCTTCACGCTACTACTACAAAAGACCACACACAAGCAAGCAGAGTCACATCGCACCACTGGCTTGGCCAATTCCATCTCTCGCATAAACTATTTCTTGGATACCTTGAGAGAGGATCTAGAGCAGCAGCAGCGGGATCTGCGCGCGCAGCAGCAGCTTccatgggcctcgacgtcgcggAAATCTCTGAATTGGCGGCGCTCCGGCCGATCCAGACGGCCGTGAGCGGCTCACGGCTTACTTCAAGTCCCGGCGCGGACGATGGCGCTGCCGAAACCGGCGGCGTCACACCCAAGGCGAGCGGCGCGCGATCGGCCGCTGCAGGAGgagcggacgacgacgacgacgctgccGCCGATACCGGCTGCGTGACGCCGAGGGCGAGCGGCTGCATGGCCATGCTGCCCATCGCGCCGCTGCAGCAAGACGACCGCGCCGACGTCGGCTTCGCCACGCCGCTGGCCACGGGTGGAGTAATTGGGCCGCGAGACGGCTGCGCCGCTGCCGGCGACGAGAACAGCTTCACCACgccgaccacggccgacagcgcgCTGTTGCCGGCCACGGTGTGCCCTCCGGCCCCGCGGAAGTCGGCGCCGGTTCCGACGAGGAAGCGGGCGCCGCTGCAGCAGCGGCTCTTCTACCCGGTGCCGCACGACCTGGCCACCGTCTTCGTGGCCGTGCCGCAGTGCCCGCCGCCCGCCAAGAAGATGCGGTCGCACGCCGTGGAGTCATCCGCGCCCCTAGGCACGTAA